A single genomic interval of Salinarchaeum sp. IM2453 harbors:
- a CDS encoding glycosyltransferase family 2 protein, which yields MIDFFTANPVVGTIIILLWVALILYGFSAVWWIFEVFILGRDRGVKPEETDWDLSEIQVRILTINNVDVVQGTVNALPDGISDVLVIAEEPMDVEGASVHVVPESYECEAINKGRAVEWARQNVSCDKEYVLYLDEDTLVTDFVGLPDADIVQFTEKPLYTGSRITYLCEIFRVGYQFEQYAFPKLRYPLYAWGGGVAIRASIEDQITWDRPTITEDTNFIWKAADERGISFAVYDTRFRNQAPPTLRSMIKQRRRWISGTMADGDILPLAYRPLYYTRIIAWAFSPLIPLLIVAATLFPGTAPSMQYYELISAGLFGILFVYMLFGAVGYSKHPLLWPIYLLLTPLAFLFHSIGALWGLVRPVTTFEVTEKVAPETVVSVNEAIDNDILQEHDGTGRLIRNNRTEFDTGLLSDNKTDDDK from the coding sequence GTGATCGATTTTTTTACTGCGAACCCAGTTGTTGGCACAATTATCATTCTGCTCTGGGTAGCCTTGATTCTTTATGGTTTCTCAGCCGTATGGTGGATATTCGAGGTCTTCATTCTCGGGCGTGATAGAGGTGTTAAGCCCGAAGAAACTGACTGGGATTTATCTGAAATTCAGGTTCGAATACTGACAATCAATAATGTCGATGTAGTTCAGGGGACAGTTAATGCACTTCCTGATGGGATCAGTGATGTGTTGGTAATCGCTGAAGAACCCATGGACGTTGAAGGGGCATCGGTACATGTTGTTCCAGAGTCGTATGAGTGTGAGGCAATAAATAAAGGTCGTGCTGTCGAGTGGGCCCGGCAAAATGTTTCCTGCGACAAAGAGTATGTCCTGTATCTTGATGAGGACACGCTTGTTACAGATTTCGTCGGGCTTCCAGATGCTGATATCGTCCAGTTCACGGAGAAGCCACTGTATACCGGATCGCGGATTACATATCTCTGTGAGATCTTCCGGGTCGGGTATCAGTTTGAACAATACGCGTTTCCTAAACTACGATATCCATTATATGCTTGGGGGGGCGGGGTTGCAATTCGTGCGTCAATAGAGGATCAAATCACGTGGGATCGGCCAACTATCACGGAGGATACAAATTTCATCTGGAAAGCAGCTGATGAACGAGGAATATCATTTGCTGTGTATGACACACGGTTCAGAAATCAGGCTCCACCTACACTCCGGTCTATGATCAAGCAACGACGACGCTGGATTTCTGGGACAATGGCTGATGGGGATATACTACCGCTGGCCTATCGTCCACTATACTACACGCGGATTATCGCGTGGGCGTTTTCACCATTAATCCCATTATTGATTGTTGCAGCTACGTTGTTCCCGGGTACTGCCCCATCAATGCAGTATTATGAGTTAATCTCAGCGGGACTCTTCGGCATCTTGTTCGTGTATATGCTGTTCGGAGCAGTTGGCTATTCAAAGCATCCGCTTCTGTGGCCGATCTATTTATTGTTGACACCGCTTGCGTTTCTGTTTCACTCAATCGGTGCACTATGGGGACTGGTTCGGCCAGTCACCACGTTTGAGGTCACTGAAAAAGTTGCACCTGAAACGGTCGTATCAGTGAATGAGGCCATTGACAACGATATTCTACAGGAACACGATGGAACTGGTCGGCTCATCCGCAATAACCGCACAGAATTCGACACTGGATTACTCAGTGATAATAAGACGGATGACGACAAGTAA
- a CDS encoding AbrB/MazE/SpoVT family DNA-binding domain-containing protein → MGQMECYPKIRQRGVVTIPEEVRDGLNLEEGDQLKLTVEKLD, encoded by the coding sequence ATGGGTCAAATGGAATGTTACCCGAAGATACGACAGCGCGGTGTCGTTACAATCCCAGAAGAAGTCCGAGACGGGCTTAATCTCGAAGAAGGCGACCAACTGAAACTCACCGTCGAAAAACTCGACTGA
- a CDS encoding RNA-guided endonuclease TnpB family protein, which yields MKHTLRFRAYLPDDVASEAWRHIDILRQIRNHAVRDYYNADYNDRPSDYDQHNKLKNWTDQWPTFAEPSQHAAQQAITQIHSDLETLKERRKEGYDVGRLKWQGAGEFRSVSYNQPRRWNVDHNTGDDRFVRLRLEKIGWFKIRADRDVPPAEDIDEVILKQETTGEWYVSLVTTVEDTPEKPSLSEIDPEDCVGVDLGITSYIHTSENLSVDTLDLSDEYDRYAREQRKLARKEHGSANWENQRRKVARAKRTIKRKVEDFQHKLTTWLVTEYDVVAVEDLDVKSMLETSQNAKNKQDAAWSRFLELLEYKANLHGTHVAKVEPEGTTKECAVCGVETDKPLWVREHSCPACGHTEDRDLNAAKNMLYRGLKQLGLGQSESTPVETALPTLTPQREAVSAKRVVEAGGPGA from the coding sequence ATGAAACACACGCTTCGCTTCCGCGCATACCTGCCCGATGACGTGGCGAGCGAAGCGTGGCGACATATCGACATTCTCCGGCAGATTCGCAACCACGCTGTCCGAGACTACTACAACGCAGACTACAACGACAGGCCATCTGACTACGACCAACACAACAAACTCAAAAACTGGACAGACCAGTGGCCCACCTTTGCAGAACCCTCTCAACACGCCGCACAACAAGCCATCACCCAAATCCACAGCGATCTGGAAACCTTGAAAGAACGGCGAAAAGAAGGCTACGATGTTGGGCGGTTGAAATGGCAAGGAGCGGGCGAATTCCGGTCGGTGTCGTACAATCAACCCCGTCGCTGGAACGTGGATCACAACACGGGCGACGACCGGTTCGTGCGACTCCGACTCGAAAAAATTGGCTGGTTCAAAATTCGAGCAGACCGCGACGTCCCACCAGCAGAGGACATTGACGAGGTAATCCTGAAACAAGAAACGACTGGCGAATGGTACGTCTCACTCGTCACCACTGTCGAAGACACTCCAGAGAAACCGTCACTAAGCGAGATCGACCCCGAAGACTGTGTGGGTGTTGACCTTGGTATCACCAGCTACATCCACACTTCGGAGAACCTGTCCGTTGATACACTTGACCTGTCCGATGAGTACGACCGTTACGCCCGCGAGCAGCGGAAACTCGCCCGAAAAGAACACGGGTCCGCTAACTGGGAGAACCAGCGTCGGAAGGTGGCCCGAGCGAAACGAACAATCAAGCGGAAGGTCGAAGATTTCCAGCACAAACTGACGACGTGGCTTGTCACAGAGTACGATGTCGTGGCCGTCGAAGACTTGGATGTGAAGTCAATGCTGGAAACCAGCCAGAACGCGAAAAACAAGCAAGATGCTGCATGGTCGCGGTTTCTTGAACTACTGGAATACAAGGCTAACCTGCACGGCACGCACGTCGCAAAGGTGGAGCCGGAAGGCACGACAAAAGAGTGCGCTGTGTGTGGTGTTGAGACGGATAAGCCACTCTGGGTGCGGGAACACTCGTGTCCAGCGTGCGGTCATACGGAAGACCGCGATCTGAACGCGGCGAAGAATATGCTCTACAGAGGACTCAAGCAGTTAGGGCTGGGACAGTCCGAATCAACGCCTGTGGAGACTGCGCTCCCTACGCTCACGCCTCAACGAGAGGCTGTGAGTGCAAAGCGCGTCGTTGAAGCAGGAGGCCCCGGGGCTTGA
- a CDS encoding AbrB/MazE/SpoVT family DNA-binding domain-containing protein: MANKSVDGESATEVTLKVDEKGRVTLPKEIRDQLDIGSHNEISARMIGSVLEVNHESKSELQAATSNDELDNATPSEAGYSLFGSLKSRE, encoded by the coding sequence ATGGCAAATAAATCGGTCGATGGGGAATCGGCAACGGAAGTCACACTGAAAGTTGATGAAAAAGGGAGAGTCACCCTTCCAAAAGAAATTCGAGATCAACTGGACATAGGCTCCCATAATGAGATTTCCGCACGCATGATTGGATCAGTGCTGGAAGTCAATCACGAATCAAAATCAGAGTTGCAGGCGGCAACATCTAACGACGAGTTGGATAACGCGACTCCATCTGAGGCTGGTTATAGTCTCTTTGGATCACTGAAGTCACGCGAATGA
- a CDS encoding glycosyltransferase family 4 protein: MKIGLVVYDGLDQTSGGYLYDRRVMDGLRKREHTVEVVSPQRNSYRRNLLDNVSKSLNRQVQHLAAEVDVLVEDELCHPSLIGPNLRIRAQSNRPPIVTIVHHLRSSESWCQHRVACYRFMEWAYLRTVDGCIYNSQTTKATVEQIRGGLPNTVARPGTDHISPDVSLEEIRERARQSGALEVLFIGSIIERKGLHTLVQALTDVDVPWSLTVVGDPTVNPEYTERVQRLIASNGVESQVDFTGHISDTQLHELLTEHQILAVPSQYEGYGIVYLEGMAFGLPAIATCSGGAREVVDNGESGILIPPEKPEPLRDTLEWLGTNRDQLAKLGETAQERFHKHPTWETAVDRIEQFLLQLHNTTG, from the coding sequence ATGAAAATTGGCTTAGTTGTTTATGATGGTCTCGACCAAACCAGTGGTGGCTATCTCTACGATAGACGAGTAATGGACGGACTCCGGAAACGAGAACACACCGTTGAAGTTGTTTCGCCGCAACGCAATAGCTACCGGCGAAATCTACTGGACAACGTGTCAAAATCACTGAACAGACAAGTTCAGCACCTGGCAGCCGAAGTGGATGTATTAGTTGAAGATGAACTCTGCCACCCGTCGCTGATTGGACCGAACCTACGTATCCGGGCACAATCCAACAGACCACCAATCGTCACTATTGTTCACCATTTACGGTCATCAGAATCGTGGTGTCAACACAGAGTAGCTTGCTACCGCTTCATGGAGTGGGCATATCTAAGAACGGTTGACGGTTGTATATACAACAGCCAGACAACAAAAGCGACTGTCGAACAGATTCGCGGTGGTCTGCCGAACACAGTCGCCCGACCTGGAACAGACCATATCTCTCCAGATGTATCACTAGAAGAGATTCGTGAGCGGGCAAGGCAGTCAGGAGCACTTGAGGTGTTATTTATCGGGTCAATAATTGAGCGAAAAGGGCTACATACACTTGTACAAGCATTGACCGATGTTGATGTTCCGTGGTCATTGACGGTTGTCGGCGATCCAACGGTCAATCCAGAGTACACAGAGCGAGTTCAAAGGCTAATCGCTTCAAATGGTGTCGAATCACAGGTCGACTTTACTGGACATATTAGTGATACACAGCTCCATGAACTCCTCACTGAACATCAGATTCTTGCTGTACCCTCACAGTACGAAGGATACGGGATTGTCTACCTCGAAGGGATGGCATTCGGCTTGCCAGCGATCGCAACCTGTTCTGGTGGAGCCCGGGAGGTCGTTGACAATGGCGAAAGCGGTATCTTGATCCCGCCAGAGAAGCCTGAACCGCTGCGCGATACGCTTGAGTGGCTTGGAACTAATCGAGATCAGCTTGCTAAGCTGGGAGAGACAGCACAGGAACGGTTTCATAAGCACCCGACTTGGGAGACAGCAGTTGACCGGATCGAGCAATTTCTGTTACAGCTACACAACACTACTGGGTAG
- a CDS encoding NAD-dependent epimerase/dehydratase family protein, protein MEQARILVTGGAGFIGSNIANELAKRNDVIAIDDCYLGHPENLTDDVEFSERSVLDNDLPTNVDVVIHLAALSSYGMHEDNSTQGTRVNVEGFVNVVEQAQQDGCETVVYASTSSIYGSQTEPSSENMEVMASTAYEASKLARERYAEYFSTHHNISMCGLRLFSVYQGYDGAEEHKDEYANVIAQFADNIARGHPPELYDDGTQTRDFIYITDVVRAFEMAAKHELDGIYNIGTGRRVSFNELVKMLNEELGTDIKPEYVENPIPDDIYIRDTCADSTKFTNATGWNPEIPLETGLKRVCSAYTE, encoded by the coding sequence ATGGAGCAGGCCCGGATTTTGGTCACTGGGGGGGCCGGGTTTATTGGCTCAAACATTGCCAACGAACTCGCCAAGCGAAACGATGTTATCGCTATTGATGATTGTTATCTTGGCCACCCAGAAAACCTCACTGACGATGTCGAATTTTCTGAGCGGAGCGTTCTTGACAACGATCTACCAACGAACGTCGATGTGGTAATTCATCTTGCCGCACTCTCCTCGTATGGGATGCATGAGGACAATTCAACTCAGGGAACCCGTGTCAACGTTGAGGGCTTTGTCAACGTCGTTGAGCAGGCTCAGCAAGATGGCTGTGAGACCGTGGTTTATGCCTCTACATCCTCTATTTATGGGTCCCAGACTGAACCCTCATCTGAAAACATGGAAGTAATGGCGAGTACCGCTTATGAGGCTTCAAAGCTTGCTCGAGAGCGGTATGCGGAATACTTTTCAACTCATCATAATATCTCGATGTGCGGTCTTCGATTGTTCTCAGTCTATCAGGGGTACGACGGGGCTGAGGAGCACAAAGATGAGTACGCCAACGTTATCGCTCAATTTGCGGACAACATCGCTCGAGGCCATCCACCGGAACTCTACGACGATGGTACGCAGACGCGAGATTTTATTTACATCACAGATGTGGTTAGAGCGTTTGAAATGGCTGCTAAGCACGAATTAGATGGGATATATAATATTGGTACTGGACGGCGTGTTTCATTTAACGAGCTGGTTAAGATGCTCAACGAAGAGCTCGGGACGGACATTAAACCCGAGTACGTTGAGAACCCAATCCCTGATGACATCTATATTCGAGATACATGTGCTGACTCGACCAAGTTTACCAACGCAACTGGCTGGAATCCCGAAATTCCGTTGGAAACAGGACTTAAGAGGGTCTGTTCTGCATACACCGAATAA
- a CDS encoding zinc ribbon domain-containing protein — MSDHLSLPVRLPDTHRDQHKRLDKFVQHVATRVLYTRWTPEHLTGISNSDHQAWKYFDEHQPFEELDDYTLYKTIHGEAPPEDFELYLPSRIRRCILQKVGETLRSHADRRKAFQAIQDLFPTHKIRRIHRRRIKEELWEDGEYLSSGYVDVLIDQLNSYYDRHGRYPESYFELQDPPEYSNGVLPYSADDGPASGQAIKYQYDEDDQSLTVKMKTPDTVTPESRGDWSWHEHNLDGYDAFHTLTARGSLSAPEFQSSRRKNGDQFYELSFPVDIDTTDADGDADRVLALDAGMRKDVTAVVVDEDGEQVSRPHFVRFADRDKMRRLHRERQRLNARLAELRRNGRDYTDEFKEVQAEYERVNNKIQQKREQLTHDVANQVVALALVYDVDAVVHEDLRSLSPPSGEGGLSWELSSWARREIIEKIEYRCEHVGVDVERVYPQDTSRVCPRCGSTGHTCKSPDHDEKVWWGGHFRCANARCGFEGDRDYVAAVNVARVFFSGTDGLDHGFTSSYTGDCESVPARRSAGTRLTFGRGVVAYRPEQARATVGGGSAVIAPAVVLSESNADGSDGCGPTTRQYTQFQRVTAEHC; from the coding sequence ATGAGTGACCATCTCTCGTTGCCTGTTCGACTACCGGACACCCACCGCGACCAACACAAACGGTTGGACAAGTTCGTCCAACACGTCGCCACCCGCGTTCTCTACACCCGCTGGACGCCGGAACACCTCACCGGTATCTCCAACTCCGACCATCAAGCGTGGAAGTACTTCGACGAACACCAACCGTTCGAAGAACTCGACGACTACACCCTGTACAAAACAATCCACGGTGAGGCACCGCCAGAGGACTTTGAGCTATACCTACCGTCACGCATCCGGCGGTGCATCCTCCAGAAGGTGGGTGAAACTCTACGGAGCCACGCTGACCGCCGCAAAGCCTTCCAAGCCATTCAAGACCTCTTCCCTACGCACAAGATCCGCAGAATCCACCGTCGACGCATCAAAGAAGAGCTGTGGGAGGACGGCGAGTACCTCTCCAGCGGCTACGTCGACGTTCTCATCGACCAACTCAACTCGTACTACGACCGCCACGGCCGATACCCCGAGTCGTATTTCGAATTGCAAGACCCGCCGGAGTACAGCAACGGCGTGTTACCGTACTCGGCAGACGATGGCCCCGCCAGCGGCCAAGCCATCAAATACCAGTACGACGAAGACGACCAGTCATTGACGGTGAAGATGAAGACACCCGATACCGTGACGCCTGAAAGCCGTGGAGACTGGTCGTGGCACGAACACAACCTCGACGGGTACGACGCCTTCCACACGCTTACCGCGCGCGGTTCTCTGTCAGCCCCCGAATTCCAGTCCTCAAGGCGGAAGAACGGCGACCAATTCTACGAACTCTCGTTCCCCGTCGACATAGACACTACCGACGCCGACGGTGATGCAGACCGTGTGTTGGCACTCGACGCCGGAATGCGCAAGGACGTGACGGCTGTCGTCGTTGACGAGGACGGCGAACAGGTGTCGCGGCCGCACTTCGTTCGGTTTGCCGACCGCGACAAGATGCGCCGACTCCACCGAGAACGGCAACGGTTGAACGCCAGATTAGCGGAACTTCGACGGAACGGACGAGATTACACAGACGAGTTCAAAGAGGTACAGGCGGAGTACGAACGGGTGAACAACAAGATCCAGCAGAAGCGCGAGCAGTTGACACATGATGTGGCGAATCAAGTGGTCGCGCTCGCCTTGGTGTACGATGTGGACGCCGTCGTTCACGAGGATCTGCGGTCGCTCTCCCCGCCGTCGGGTGAAGGCGGGTTGTCGTGGGAGTTGTCGAGTTGGGCACGGCGCGAGATCATCGAGAAGATCGAGTACCGCTGTGAGCACGTCGGCGTGGATGTTGAGCGGGTGTATCCGCAGGACACGAGTCGCGTGTGCCCGCGGTGTGGCTCAACCGGGCACACGTGTAAGTCGCCTGATCACGATGAGAAAGTGTGGTGGGGCGGGCACTTCCGGTGCGCCAACGCTCGATGTGGATTCGAAGGCGACCGGGATTACGTCGCGGCGGTGAACGTGGCCCGCGTGTTCTTCAGCGGGACGGATGGGCTGGATCACGGGTTTACGTCCTCCTATACGGGGGATTGCGAATCCGTGCCAGCCCGCCGTTCCGCTGGTACGCGACTCACGTTCGGGCGTGGCGTTGTTGCTTACAGGCCTGAGCAGGCAAGGGCGACCGTTGGTGGTGGGTCGGCTGTCATAGCGCCCGCTGTCGTCCTGTCCGAGTCGAATGCGGATGGTAGTGATGGATGTGGCCCAACCACCCGCCAGTACACCCAATTCCAACGGGTCACTGCTGAACACTGCTGA
- a CDS encoding IS607 family transposase has translation MPRSYAIGEFAEELGVHPETVKRWCRNGDLDHTRTPGGDRRIPHRELLRLAGDARPRDQVALYARVSSHGQKQNGDLDRQLDRLREYAHDNGWTVETTYTDVGSGLNEDRPGLNTLLDEIPDADFGRVLVTYEDRLTRFGFSYLERLFDHHGVTITVVEDETDKTAQQELVDDLIRLVASFSGKLYGMRSSKKQQVVNAVETEVTADE, from the coding sequence ATGCCACGGTCGTACGCTATCGGCGAGTTCGCGGAGGAACTCGGCGTCCACCCCGAAACCGTCAAACGATGGTGCCGAAACGGTGACCTCGACCACACACGCACACCCGGCGGCGACCGACGCATCCCACACCGCGAACTCCTCCGCCTCGCTGGTGATGCTCGCCCCCGCGACCAAGTTGCCCTCTACGCCCGCGTCTCCAGCCACGGGCAAAAACAAAACGGCGACCTCGACCGTCAACTCGACCGCCTCCGAGAATACGCACACGACAACGGATGGACGGTCGAAACCACCTACACCGATGTTGGCAGCGGCCTCAACGAAGATAGACCCGGTCTCAACACCCTTCTCGACGAGATTCCAGATGCGGACTTTGGACGCGTCCTCGTCACCTACGAGGACAGACTCACCCGCTTTGGCTTCTCCTATCTCGAACGACTCTTCGACCACCACGGCGTCACCATCACTGTCGTCGAAGACGAGACGGACAAAACCGCACAGCAAGAACTTGTCGATGACCTCATCAGGCTCGTCGCCAGCTTCTCCGGCAAACTCTACGGGATGAGATCATCGAAAAAGCAGCAGGTCGTCAACGCAGTCGAAACCGAGGTGACTGCTGATGAGTGA
- a CDS encoding YbjQ family protein — protein sequence MQVVSTETIPGEEIDEALGIARGNTVEARNVGRDITQSLRNLAGGELKAYSKLLTGARDEALQRMIEDAEELGADAVVNVRMETSTIASGGSEVIAYGTAVRLQ from the coding sequence ATGCAAGTAGTCAGTACAGAAACGATTCCAGGTGAAGAGATTGACGAAGCTCTCGGCATTGCTCGGGGGAATACAGTTGAGGCCCGTAATGTTGGACGGGATATTACGCAGAGCCTTCGCAATCTTGCTGGTGGAGAGTTAAAGGCCTACTCTAAGCTACTTACTGGTGCTCGAGATGAAGCATTGCAACGGATGATTGAAGACGCTGAAGAGTTGGGTGCTGATGCCGTTGTCAACGTGCGAATGGAAACATCAACCATTGCGTCAGGCGGCTCTGAGGTCATCGCATACGGGACTGCTGTTCGGCTCCAATAG
- a CDS encoding RimK family alpha-L-glutamate ligase produces MTSDQPHIGIITDEEYADLTEDGQAIATEIKNQGYQVDPVVWSDAGDLSSYDIVLIRSCWDYHTDFAEFQSFLEKLEENGVTAYNPVPVIRWNAHKSYYSDLEDVGVPIPPSVCLERGTEISLKKILREQGWDKAVIKPAVGAGSAGVWRTSIGEAKNDQARFNIACADGDTVVQQFVPEISQGERSIVFIRGEYSHAWNDLTKPGDFSDFTEPDLDYDPNTDIIKSARAVLEQACTFLACEPADLPYARVDYVERDNDILVLELELIEPYLGLAREDGAVETFVSSFVELFRDIKINASR; encoded by the coding sequence ATGACATCTGATCAACCCCACATTGGAATTATTACTGACGAAGAGTATGCTGACTTGACGGAAGACGGACAAGCAATTGCCACTGAAATCAAGAATCAAGGATATCAGGTTGATCCGGTTGTCTGGTCAGACGCCGGTGATCTATCGAGCTATGATATTGTCCTGATCCGATCCTGCTGGGATTACCATACTGATTTTGCTGAATTTCAATCATTTCTAGAGAAGCTTGAGGAGAATGGAGTCACCGCTTACAATCCGGTTCCAGTGATCCGGTGGAATGCGCACAAATCCTACTACAGCGATCTCGAAGATGTCGGCGTCCCAATTCCGCCATCAGTATGTCTGGAGAGAGGTACAGAAATATCACTCAAGAAAATTCTACGTGAGCAAGGGTGGGACAAAGCCGTTATCAAACCTGCTGTAGGAGCCGGTTCAGCCGGTGTCTGGCGAACGAGCATCGGGGAAGCAAAGAACGATCAGGCACGATTCAACATTGCCTGTGCTGATGGGGACACTGTTGTTCAGCAATTCGTCCCGGAGATCAGTCAAGGCGAACGCTCAATCGTATTTATTCGAGGAGAATACAGTCATGCGTGGAATGATTTGACAAAACCGGGCGACTTCAGTGACTTCACAGAGCCAGATCTCGATTATGATCCTAACACAGATATTATCAAAAGTGCCCGCGCAGTACTTGAACAAGCCTGTACATTCCTTGCATGTGAACCCGCAGACCTACCATATGCACGTGTGGACTATGTCGAACGGGATAACGACATCCTCGTTCTGGAGCTAGAACTCATCGAACCGTATCTTGGTCTTGCTCGAGAAGATGGGGCTGTCGAAACGTTTGTCAGTTCATTTGTTGAACTCTTTCGGGATATCAAGATAAATGCCAGCAGATAG
- a CDS encoding cupin domain-containing protein produces the protein MHIPQEDLQDKLEATATDSVGLIDTETMTIGLKRYSKDAAKKKGSRKHTEDELYHIIGGAGRITVGDEVYSVTSGDLVYIEQGESHDIIEIHDELTVLKILTDKSAFN, from the coding sequence ATGCATATCCCTCAGGAAGACTTACAGGACAAGCTTGAGGCGACTGCCACCGATTCTGTTGGACTCATTGATACGGAAACGATGACCATTGGTCTCAAACGGTACAGTAAAGACGCAGCGAAAAAGAAAGGAAGCCGAAAGCATACTGAAGATGAATTGTATCATATCATTGGTGGGGCAGGAAGAATAACCGTGGGAGATGAGGTATACTCAGTCACTTCGGGGGATCTAGTTTATATTGAACAAGGAGAATCCCACGACATCATTGAGATTCATGATGAACTCACTGTTCTGAAAATACTCACCGACAAATCGGCATTCAACTAG
- a CDS encoding sulfurtransferase — MANKDIPTLVEPDWLEKRLDDPDLCVVDCSVDLTYDIETGEAECSSLQDKWEESHIPGSIFVDLMVDLSETKDPDYAFQLPDPEDFATEMESVGIGSDTRVVVYDNASNEWAARFWWMLRVFGHDQVGVLNGGWERWTNEDRSTSSKGPTISDVTFIPEYNPDFVADKKEVLSYISDENTDEAHVVCALPPDEYKLIHIPNTKNVPAIGESALVDAKTNTYLSENEIRNRFNEVGVTESDRLVTYCGGGIASTSAALAAYASGIENVAVYNGALEEWRSDSSLPVATTD, encoded by the coding sequence ATGGCGAACAAAGATATTCCAACACTCGTTGAGCCAGACTGGTTAGAAAAACGCCTTGATGATCCAGATCTCTGCGTAGTCGATTGTTCCGTAGATCTTACCTATGATATTGAAACCGGAGAAGCAGAATGCAGCTCTCTCCAGGACAAGTGGGAAGAATCGCACATCCCAGGGAGTATATTTGTTGATCTTATGGTCGACCTCTCTGAGACGAAAGACCCAGATTATGCGTTTCAATTGCCTGATCCAGAAGATTTCGCTACGGAGATGGAGTCTGTTGGTATCGGAAGTGATACTCGCGTCGTGGTGTATGATAACGCCAGCAACGAATGGGCTGCTCGTTTCTGGTGGATGCTACGTGTCTTTGGTCATGATCAAGTTGGTGTACTAAATGGCGGTTGGGAGCGATGGACAAATGAGGATAGGTCCACGTCATCAAAAGGTCCAACAATTTCAGATGTGACATTCATACCGGAATATAATCCAGACTTCGTTGCGGATAAAAAGGAAGTGCTGTCGTATATCTCAGACGAAAATACTGATGAGGCTCATGTAGTCTGTGCTCTTCCGCCAGACGAGTACAAACTGATTCATATCCCGAACACAAAAAACGTCCCTGCAATAGGTGAGTCTGCTCTCGTTGATGCCAAAACAAACACGTACCTCTCCGAGAACGAGATTCGAAATCGATTCAATGAGGTCGGTGTTACGGAGTCAGATAGACTGGTGACATACTGCGGAGGCGGGATTGCCTCGACCAGCGCAGCCCTTGCAGCGTATGCATCCGGAATTGAGAATGTTGCTGTGTATAACGGTGCTCTGGAAGAATGGCGTAGTGACTCCTCGCTTCCAGTAGCGACAACCGACTAA
- a CDS encoding LUD domain-containing protein, giving the protein MAETTGAEVHTVSKEDAKDVLQELIKPPAVGVQPLTDTVSLPSIVDPPTKQKFIDEAKTGITDAIIGIETLGSVVIPSDGRQTGPVSLFPARQIAIIEASDIVPDIETAFSVLHDQYGQGMDNTVIVTGPSSTGDMGELVTGVHGPGELHIVVICDE; this is encoded by the coding sequence ATGGCAGAGACGACCGGTGCTGAGGTCCACACGGTATCCAAAGAAGATGCAAAGGACGTGCTTCAAGAATTAATCAAACCACCTGCAGTAGGTGTGCAACCACTCACCGATACTGTTTCTCTCCCATCCATTGTTGATCCCCCGACTAAACAGAAGTTCATAGATGAGGCCAAGACCGGAATCACAGATGCAATCATTGGGATTGAGACGCTTGGAAGTGTTGTGATCCCCTCTGACGGTCGACAGACAGGACCAGTTAGTCTCTTTCCTGCACGGCAAATTGCTATTATTGAAGCATCCGACATTGTACCTGACATCGAGACAGCATTTTCTGTACTACACGACCAGTATGGCCAAGGTATGGACAATACTGTGATCGTTACTGGCCCCAGCTCTACCGGCGATATGGGCGAGTTGGTAACTGGTGTCCACGGCCCAGGAGAATTACATATTGTGGTGATCTGCGATGAATAG